Below is a genomic region from Parageobacillus toebii NBRC 107807.
GTATCACGACGGAATTTCTTTCTCTGAAGCTTACCAGAAAGCAAAAGCCTTTCTTGATTGGTTTTATGCTAAAAATCCTAAGTTAAAAAGAGGAACTTATTAATGTTCATGTCTAGGACAACTTCCTAGGCATGAACACCCCACTAACGAATACACAAACTGGAGGATGATTCAAATGAATACAACAGCGAACACCGAAAAAAACATATGCTCAATTTGTCATGAGAATGGTTCCTCATCCAACAATTACGGATCAATTGTCTTACTCAGTTTGATCATCAGAATATTGTACTTTTTAATCATATGGAAAGCCATACCTATGCAAAAAATGATATTGAACCTGAAGGAAATTCTTTCCCTACGAAGAGACCATTTTACTGCCGGGATTTGTACATTTCACTTTAAAGAATATATTGAACAAATAATTTGTTTATGTCATGGATTATTTAAGTTGTTTTGATGATTATTATCTTCTTGACTTTGATGACTCACAAGATACGGAATTCTTTTATTGGGATATCAGTAATGATACCGTTATTCCCTATATTGTTGGAATGACACCCGATCGATTTAAGAAATTCTTTCAAACAATCTACGGTGACTATAAAATATTTGTTCATATATATGGAATTTATATACTGCAATGTTCTGCACTTTTTTCTTGTAAAAAACAATGGCAACGAAAATGCGTATCGATTCATCGTGGCCATTCGGTTTTCCCTATCCTGATCCCCCTGTGTTTTTACTCATTTTTTCCTTTTCGTTCCCTATATGCGTTACCACGTCGATCACTTCAGAACAGAATGGTTTGGCGCTATGGCTGCTTGTTGATCCCTAATCGAGACTAACAAAAGAGACGAATCATCGTGATAAATGAACGTAACGATGAGGGGTTTCCAAATGTTGAACACAAGAGGGAGAATAGCGCCTGCTGATCTGCAGAAAAGAACATGCGGGATGATGAAATGCGATGCCTTGTTTACAAATGGTCGTGCCGACGGAAAAAATGGATCCATAGCTAACAAAGGGCAGGGGGAGGGATTTGCGAATTCGGACAAAATGGTGTTGATGGAACCTATCGATTCATAAGGTTAACTGGGTATAGAATAACCTACCCAGTTAACCCTATGAACAACTTCATCCCCCTTCTCTTTCCACAACCGCGTCAAATCACGGTTTTTTATAAACAAAATCCCCCTTCCAAGACGAGAATTAGGATCTTACAGCTCCAAATTCGCTCCTGATTTTAGAATGACCCCAACGTTTTATCAGAAGTGTTTCACATTGTAAACTTATGAAGATATTCATCGACAAATGGATGAAATTTTTACGGAGTGTTTCGACGGTTGGTCACTCTTCTTATATTGGAACGATCATCAAACTCCCATCCCTTTCATTCATAGACGCAAAGGAATTCTTTGAAAAATGGATCATGTATAGGTATCTATTGCTCGTAATGATGATCAGAAACAAAAAAAATGACGCCTGTCAGAATCCCAACAGGTGTCAGCTTCTTTTTATGTTTTTATGTTTCATTAAAACCGAATCAATATTTTCATTTCCCCGCCGCCGCTGCGAATGAACCGATTCTGTTCATTAAAGGTTAAGGGACCATTCACCTTAAAAACAAATAATCCATCACGGACTTCCATTTGTTCTTCATAACGTGTTTCGGCAATCGCCATGGCTTCCTCTAATGACAAAGCATCCACAACATCGAGTAATTCATCGCGTTCTTTTGTTCGAAGAACGACATAATACTGATTCATACACTATCCCTCCAGAAACATTGTTAATAAATAAAAAAACACCGGCAAGAATGTGAACGACTGCTTTCGTCCTACATCCCCGTCGATGATTTTTAACCATCCCATCCATCTGACCACAAAGGTCTTGTATGAAATTCGTTTGTAAGAGAAAAAGTAGACAAAAATCGATCCTACATGATTATTCTAACTTGCCTATTGCCCCCTTTTTAACCCTTCACTTCGAACTTCTTCCTGTAAAATGACAAGTCCACTTAACTTTTTTTGATTCGTTGAGCGGATTTTGTCCGTTATGGTGAAGATTTCCCCTATAATCAATAGCGGCCGCGTCGTCCGCTCCATCCCTCCGTCATCGATGATTTGGACATATCCCTCTTCCCTTTCGCTTTTATTTTTTGTCTGACATAAAATATCCATAAGCATAGGCTTGACCATTGGCCAGCCTCATCCACCCTCAGTCATTACCGCCTCCCTTTTTCACGATATGGTTGAACATCATCACTTGAAAAGAGATTTGGAGGCTTTGAGTATCGGCTTTACACCCCATGTCCTACGATATGAAAGAGGCCATTTTACGAATTTATTTCTCCCCGTTTCCTTCGCCCGATATAAGGCTTGATCGGCTTTCTCCAGAAAACCGCTTATCGATCGGATCCCAAGAGTTATGGTATCCTTATCACAAAGGTAAAAATCAAGGCAGCTAAAATAAATCCAAAGCCCAATCGAAAGGAGCAACCAAAGCATGGATGATAACAAAGAATACTGTCCGTTTTGCGGGGCTGATTTGCAAGGACCGCCGATCCTGCAAGAAATCCAGCATCATTACGGCGCTACTCATGGATCCAGAAAAATTCGCATTTACAGTCGGGAAGAAGATCGTGTCATTAAATGGCAATGTCCGGATTGCGGAAAGGAATGGGAGCGGGAGTAGTGAAGGAGAAGTACGTAAAGCTTCTCCTTTTTATCTTTTAAAAATAGAAAAAAAAGAAAAACCCCTGTAGTGTTTATAGCAAACGATTAATGGTTCTTACGTTCTTTTGGTGAAAAATCAAGGTAATTGAGAACACAGAGCCAATATAAATAAAAATAAAAAACATCGGTTTGAATGAATACTTTTTCATAACCATTCAACCGACAAATTTTTAACCATGCCATAGCGGCCCAAAAAGCCTCTTCTTTGTATATTTTCTTCTTCAACAAATAATAAGTATAAAATAGCAATCTTTTAAATATTGTACCTCTCACCCTCCGCTATTCTAACCGAATTTTTTCGATAAAAAGGCTATCTCTTATGTATTTGCTTTTGTTCTTCCATACCTTTAAGAATTAGCTGCTTAATTTCGTCCAGCAACACATCAGAGTAAAGACCCTTAATTTCCTCTAGCCGCTTCGTTTTCTCGTTCCAAATAGCAAACGAGTCAAAAAACCATTCTCCCTTGGATAGTAGCGGTCTTTTTAAACGAATACGAGAATCATATACGAAGGGGAAGGAATGAAAGGAAGCCCTTACTTCCATGAATTGATACAGTTTCTTCATTACCACATCCTTCTTAATAAAAACTCGTTCCAACTCCACTCCATCGATCATGTGAGATTCACCCGCTTTATGGTTTATTCGTTTCACCGCTTTCTGCTGTTCTCGTCATATAGTGTTTGCTACTTCTAAGAAACCATCGACTTTTTCTGTTTCGGCACTAAATTCAGACAACAATTCCGCTATCTCTTTTACTCGATACAGAGAATGCTTTCTATCCCCCTTCCCTGACCCGTTTTCCCCCCCTTTTCCAATTATTCACTATAACGTCTAGAAAATCCTTCCACTGAACATCCTATAAATAGAAAAAAATCAGGCAAGATTTAGCATCATCAGCGGATTCCCTGTTGTCGTAGCCATATTCTGTTTAGAATACTCTCACTACAAATATAGATACAAAACTTTTCATTTTAGTTAGAGCATGTATCTAATACAATTATTTAAAAATGAAAATGATTAAGAATTAGACTTGGCAAATCACTTCGCGCGGCGATCGCTACTATCAATTTGCCGGATGAGATGATTAAATAATTATAGATGTGGCAAAAACATAATAAAACCAACCAATCGATCCGGCAGCATTAATAAAATTAAGTATAGAGGTGTATTCAAATGGATGTTCTGCCAAGAATTAATACCCAAATAAAACAGTGCATCGAAGACTTCAATAACCTTATAAAACAACAAGGGCATTTAGTCGAACAATTAAATCAGTTAATAAAAGAAAAAGAAGAACACACGATACCTCTAGTACCCACCATTCAAAAATTAATCGAACACGGTCTAAGCCGAGATGAAATTCTAGATATAACGAATATTTCATCAGAAGAGTTTGAGCGCATTGTTTCTAAAAATAGACGCTACCAACTACCGTATATTTATTTAAACGATGAGGAATCAAAAGAATTTGAGAGACTGCTTGAAGATATTCATAAGTCAAAGGATATATATGAACTAATCGATGCAGAAAAAGAAAGAGAAAGGATCAAGTTCATCCATCGCGTCTTGCTTCGATATCAGAAGGAGATGGATCTATTATCCCAACAAGAAAACGAAGATAGCGGCGAAAAGATAATGCAATACTTGGAAAGAACGGTTAAAAGCGAACAGGCTAAAAGTTCTTACTATTCATTAGTCCGTATCTTTGGAAACGAAATAAAACGGAAAAGAGAAGAGGTTTTGATTAAAGTCTCAGATGACTAGATATCATCCATTTCAGGGTAAAGCCATTGTCGCTTTGCCTTTTTTTCTTTTTAATTGAAGAAAGGAAAAAGAAAAGCCCCGCAGAGATTTCTCTCCGCGGAGCTTTTCGACATATTTCAGGCGGTGACAGCCCCTATCCTAATTACTTAATAATAACTTCGTTAACATCTGCTTTGTTATTATTAATTAGAAAACGTTAAAGGGATTTTTTCTAATTCCACTTGCCATAAATCCTTGCGCAAATGATAGTCATAAAAATCCACTATTTCACACTAACGAGTTCACTTTAGGAAAGGAAAATCCAAAAAAACAGACCAAATAGCGACTTGAATCGCAACTAAATTAACAGATCAATAATAAACAAAAACGCTCGGATTATAAAACCCAATCGTTTTTTAATAATTTTATCCTACATTGTCCTTCTTTAACTAATTCACTCGTTAAAGAAAAAGTGGGCATTTTAAACTCCAAAGTTTTCGTTATCCATTTGTTTAGCTTCTTTTACCTTTATTTTGCTTGGTAAAATAGCCACTCTCAAATCAATGATGATATGTATGATCATTGGTACCCAAATTGTCCCAAAATATATATATAAACATGCCAATGAAAAGCCCATCAATCCCGTTCCAATAACATTTTTCCAACCTTGGTATAGATGTGCTGTTCCAAAAATGATGCTAGTAATCATAGCGATCACAAATAATGGGATATGAAAAGGAAGTTCTTTTAAATAATAGAACATAAAACCTCTAAACATCACTTCTTCGCAAAAACCGGCTGTTAACGCTACCAATACAAATAGCATGCGTTCTTTAAAATCCTCTGGCAACATGAATTCAATAATTTCAAGTTGCTGATAAAGTTTTTTCTTGATTGATTTTACATTCATAATGATGATGAAATTAATGATCAACGCGAACAACAAACTAACAAGAAAACCTAATAAAAAATCTTTGATGTCAGCCAAATTATTTATGAAACCTAAATCTTGAAAGTCTCTATGAGTCATTCTCCAATACAAAGCAATGATTCCAACTGTTACCCATTGTATGAATATAATTTGAACATACATTTTCTTTTTATTTAGTCTTTCTTTATCATTGTTGATTCTTTTCATCCAAAAGTAGTCTAAAATTGGATACATAATGCTTAACAGGATAAAAATAGTTGTCATTATTAACATATTTCTTCCCCCACAACCCGCTTCTACAAAGTATAGCAACAACAAGTTATTTATTGTTTATAATTTCATTATAGAGTAATTTTTTTACAAGATATTACAAAATCATTCGACATAATTCGCATTATAAACATCTATAGAAACCGCATTATTTCTCTCGCTCTATATATAGGAAAAAGAAAAAGACAGAGAACCACTATGATTCTCTGTCTCTACCAATCTTCAACAAATTTCGTACGGTGAAAGGCATCATTATTAGGCACCACCAAATAAACACTACCAACTGCCATACATTTATTTAAATGATGAGGAATCAAAAGAATTTGAGAAACTGCTTGAGGATATTCATCAGTCAAAGGATATATATGAACTAATCGATGCAGAAAAAGAAAGAGAAAGGATCAAGTTCATCCACGGCGTCTTGCTTCGATATCAGAAGGAGATGGATCTACTATCATCACAAGGAAATGAAGATAGCGGCGAAAAGATAATGAAATACTTGGAAAGAGCGGTTAAAAACGAACAGGCTAAAAGTGCTTACTATTTACTAGTCCGTATCTTTGGAAACGAAATAAAGCGGAAAAGAGAAGAGGTGTTGATTAAAGTCTCAGATGACTAGATATCATCCATTTCAGGGTAAAGCCATTGTCGCCGTGCCTTTTTTCTTTTTAATCGAAGAAAAGGAAGGAAAAAGAAAAGCCCCGCAGAGATTTCTCTCCGCAGAGCTAATTTGACCGATGACAGGCACACACCCAATCCTACTTTTTCACTTTTACAACTTTTCCAGCACTCTTATTTCCAGCTCCGTCAACAGCAATCACCTTAATGGACGTTCCTGCTTTTTTCGGTGTTATTTTAATCGTATATTTTCCATACTTATCCGCTTTGGCGCTGCCGATTTTTTGGCTTCCCACATATGCAATGACCGTGGAGTTCGCTTCCGCTTTCCCTGTAATCACTTTAGATTTACTAGTAACACTATTTACAATTGGAGCAGTAGGAGGAATTCTGTCCACTACAACAACGATCCGCTCCTTGCTCGTACAACCGTACTTATCTTTTACCGTAATATAAAGCTTTGTTCCTGCCTTTTGTGTTGGAATCTTGATACTGAACAAACCTTTGCTGTCGCTTTTACCGGTATATACTTTCGAGTTGATTTTTACGGAAACCATTCCATTTGGCACTGTTTTTCCTGTCACCGCATTGCTCTTATTGCTTACTAAATTTACAGTTGGCGGTGCAGGCAGCAAGTCAGGGCATTGGACGCTAAGTGTGTATTTTCCCGTATAATTGCTTTCTTGATAAACTTTAATATAATATGTCCCTGCTTCAAGATCCTCCGAAAATGACCTTTTTACCGGGTAATCGTCTCCAGAAACATATCGGTCGAATACTTTATTTCCATTTGAATCTTCCAGCGCTATATTCACCCAACCTATATAAGAGTCCAGATTAACCGTTACCCGACCTGCTTTCGGCAAGACGACCTTGTAAACATCCTTGCTGTCATTCCAGCTGATAAATCCGGTTACCGTTTGGCTGTTGACCGCAAGCGGCTGCGCTTGCACTGTTCCATCATTGGGTTCGATTTCATTGTTAGGGACTACCTCATAGTTTACTCTTAAATCGTATTTTCCCGTATAATTGCTTTCTTGGTAAACTTTAATATAATATGTCCCTGCTTCAAGATCCTCCGAAAATGACCTTTTTACCGGGTAATCGTCTCCAGAAACATATCGGTCGAATACTTTATTTCCATTTGAGTCTTCCAGCGCTATATTCACCCAACCTATATAAGAGTCCAGATTAACCGTTACCCGACCTGCTTTCGGTAAGACGACCTTGTAAACATCCTTGCTGTCATTCCAGCTGATAAATCCGGTTACCGTTTGGCTGTTGACCGCAAGCGGCTGCGCTTGCACTGTTCCATCATTGGGTTCGATTTCATTGTTAGGGACTACCTCATAGTTTACTCTTAAATCGTATTTTCCCGTATAATTGCTTTCTTGGTAAACTTTAATATAATATGTCCCTGCTTCAAGATCCTCCGAAAACGACCTTTTTACCGGGTAATCGTCTCCAGAAACATATCGGTCGAATACTTTATTTCCATTTGAATCTTCCAGCGCTATATTCACCCAACCTATATAAGAGTCCAGATTAACCGTTACCCGACCTGCTTTCGGCAAGACGACCTTGTAAACATCCTTGCTGTCATTCCAGCTGATAAATCCGGTTACCGTTTGGCTGTTGACCGCAAGCGGCTGCGCTTGCACTGTTCCATCATTGGGTTCGATTTCATTGTTATGGGCTGCCTCGTAGTTTACTTCTAAATCGTATTTTCCCGTATAATTGCTTTCTTGGTAAACTTTAATATAATATGTCCCTGCTTCAAGATCCTCCGAAAACGACCTTTTTACCGGGTCCATCGG
It encodes:
- a CDS encoding CPBP family intramembrane glutamic endopeptidase, whose product is MLIMTTIFILLSIMYPILDYFWMKRINNDKERLNKKKMYVQIIFIQWVTVGIIALYWRMTHRDFQDLGFINNLADIKDFLLGFLVSLLFALIINFIIIMNVKSIKKKLYQQLEIIEFMLPEDFKERMLFVLVALTAGFCEEVMFRGFMFYYLKELPFHIPLFVIAMITSIIFGTAHLYQGWKNVIGTGLMGFSLACLYIYFGTIWVPMIIHIIIDLRVAILPSKIKVKEAKQMDNENFGV
- a CDS encoding Ig-like domain-containing protein, whose protein sequence is MRNCKKIFSFFFGLALIFTIPFLKTNTAFASSSTDLPFDTSVSGYITDTDDQQIYTINLKQAGKVTVNLDSYIGWVNIALEDSDGNEVFDQYVSGGDPMDPVKRSFSEDLEAGTYYIKVYQESNYTGKYDLEVNYEAAHNNEIEPNDGTVQAQPLAVNSQTVTGFISWNDSKDVYKVVLPKAGRVTVNLDSYIGWVNIALEDSNGNKVFDRYVSGDDYPVKRSFSEDLEAGTYYIKVYQESNYTGKYDLRVNYEVVPNNEIEPNDGTVQAQPLAVNSQTVTGFISWNDSKDVYKVVLPKAGRVTVNLDSYIGWVNIALEDSNGNKVFDRYVSGDDYPVKRSFSEDLEAGTYYIKVYQESNYTGKYDLRVNYEVVPNNEIEPNDGTVQAQPLAVNSQTVTGFISWNDSKDVYKVVLPKAGRVTVNLDSYIGWVNIALEDSNGNKVFDRYVSGDDYPVKRSFSEDLEAGTYYIKVYQESNYTGKYTLSVQCPDLLPAPPTVNLVSNKSNAVTGKTVPNGMVSVKINSKVYTGKSDSKGLFSIKIPTQKAGTKLYITVKDKYGCTSKERIVVVVDRIPPTAPIVNSVTSKSKVITGKAEANSTVIAYVGSQKIGSAKADKYGKYTIKITPKKAGTSIKVIAVDGAGNKSAGKVVKVKK